A genome region from Meriones unguiculatus strain TT.TT164.6M chromosome 2, Bangor_MerUng_6.1, whole genome shotgun sequence includes the following:
- the Scyl2 gene encoding SCY1-like protein 2 — protein sequence MESMLNKLKSTVTKVTADVTSAVMGNPVTREFDVGRHIASGGNGLAWKIFNGTKKSTKQEVAVFVFDKKLIDKYQKFEKDQIIDSLKRGVQQLTRLRHPRLLTVQHPLEESRDCLAFCTEPVFASLANVLGNWENLPSSISPDIKDYKLYDVETKYGLLQVSEGLSFLHSSVKMVHGNVTPENIILNKSGAWKIMGFDFCVSSSNPSEQEPKFPCKEWDPNLPSLCLPNPEYLAPEYILSVSCETASDMYSLGAVMYAVFNKGKPIFEVNKQDIYKSFSRQLDQLSRLGSSSLTSIPEEVREHVKLLLNVTPAVRPDADQMTKVPFFDDVGAVTLQYFDTLFQRDNLQKSQFFKGLPKVLPKLPKRVIVQRILPCLTSEFVNPDMVPFVLPNVLLIAEECTKEEYVKLILPELGPVFKQQEPIQILLIFLQKMDLLLTKTPPDEIKNSVLPMVYRALEAPSIQIQELCLNIIPTFANLIDYPSMKNALIPRIKNACLQTSSLAVRVNSLVCLGKILEYLDKWFVLDDILPFLQQIPSKEPAVLMGILGIYKCTFTHKKLGITKEQLAGKVLPHLIPLSIENNLNLNQFSSFIAVIKEMLGRLESEHRTKLEQLHVMQEQQRSLDIGNQMSVSEETKVIHAGNQIDKAFNNMGADLLTGGESESKEDGLQNKQKRGSLTLEEKQKLAKEQEQAQKLKSQQPLKPQVHTPIAPVKQTKDLTDTLMENMSSLTSLSVSTPKLSASSTFTSVPSTGLSMMYSTPIDNTKRNLTNGLNANMGFQSSGFNMPVNPNQNFFSGTSTAGVTTMTLGAPPTLSNFGSLSGPPAGMKQTQQRPADMSALNNLFGPQKPKVSMNQLSQQKPNQWLNQFVPPQGSPVMGGAAMVTPVNVMGQSAFGMQGNPFFNPQNFAQPPTTMTSSSSASNDLKDLFG from the exons gaAGTTgctgtttttgtctttgataAAAAGCTGATTGACAAATATCAAAAATTTGAAAAGGATCAAATCATCGATTCTTTAAAACGAGGAGTCCAACAGCTAACCCGGCTACGACACCCTCGACTTCTTACTGTCCAGCATCCTTTAGAAGAGTCAAG GGATTGCTTGGCATTCTGTACAGAACCAGTTTTTGCCAGTTTAGCCAATGTTCTTGGTAACTGGGAAAATCTACCCTCTTCAATATCTCCAGACATTAAGGATTATAAACTTTATGATGTAGAAACTAAGTATGGTTTGCTTCAG gtATCTGAAGGATTGTCATTTTTGCATAGCAGTGTGAAAATGGTTCATGGAAATGTTACTcctgaaaatataattttgaataaAAGTGGAGCCTGGAAAATAATGGGTTTTGATTTTTGTGTGTCATCAAGCAATCCTTCTGAACAAGAG CCTAAGTttccttgtaaggagtgggaccCAAACTTACCATCACTGTGTCTTCCAAATCCTGAATACTTGGCTCCCGAATACATCCTCTCTGTGAGCTGTGAGACAGCTAGTGACATGTATTCCTTAGGAGCTGTTATGTATGCTGTGTTTAATAAAGGGAAACCCATATTTGAAGTCAACAAGCAGGATATTTACAAGAGTTTCAGTAGACAACTGGATCAG CTGAGTCGTTTAGGGTCTAGCTCACTTACAAGTATACCTGAGGAAGTCCGTGAACACGTGAAGCTGCTGTTAAATGTCACTCCAGCTGTAAGACCTGATGCAGATCAGATGACAAAG GTTCCATTCTTTGATGATGTTGGTGCCGTAACACTTCAATATTTTGATACCTTATTCCAAAGAGATAATCTCCAGAAATCACAGTTCTTCAAAGGATTGCCAAAGGTTCTACCAAAGCTGCCTAAG cGTGTCATCGTGCAGAGAATTTTGCCCTGCTTGACATCAGAATTTGTAAACCCTGACATGGTACCCTTTGTTTTGCCTAATGTTTTGCTGATTGCTGAGGAATGCACCAAAGAAGAATATGTCAAATTAATCCTACCTGAACTTGGTCCTGTATTTAAACAGCAGGAACCAATCCAG ATTTTGTTAATTTTCCTACAAAAAATGGATTTGCTGTTAACCAAAACCCCTCCTGATGAGATAAAGAACAGTGTCCTGCCGATGGTCTacagagccctggaggccccTTCCATTCAGATCCAG GAGCTCTGTCTAAACATCATCCCAACTTTTGCAAATCTTATAGACTACCCGTCCATGAAAAATGCTTTGATTCCAAGAATTAAAAATGCCTGTTTACAAACATCTTCCCTTGCT GTTCGGGTGAATTCGTTGGTCTGTTTAGGAAAGATTTTGGAGTACTTGGATAAGTGGTTTGTACTTGATGATATCCTACCCTTCTTACAACAGATTCCCTCCAAGGAACCTGCGGTCCTCATGGGGATTTTAG GTATTTATAAATGTACTTTTACTCACAAGAAATTGGGAATTACCAAAGAGCAGTTGGCTGGAAAAGTACTGCCTCATCTCATTCCCCTGAGTATTGAAAACAATCTCAACCTCAATCAG TTCAGTTCTTTCATTGCCGTCATAAAGGAGATGCTGGGCAGACTGGAGTCTGAACACAGGACTAAGCTGGAGCAGCTGCACGTAATGCAGGAGCAGCAGAG GTCTTTGGACATAGGAAATCAAATGAGTGTTTCTGAGGAGACAAAAGTTATACATGCAGGAAACCAG ATTGATAAGGCCTTTAATAACATGGGTGCAGACCTTCTAACTGGTGGTGAATCGGAAAGTAAAGAAGATGGGCTGCAGAATAAACAGAAAAGA gGGTCGCTTACACttgaagagaaacagaaattagCGAAAGAACAGGAGCAGGCCCAGAAGTTGAAAAGCCAGCAGCCTCTTAAGCCTCAAGTGCACACTCCCATTGCCCCTGTCAAACAG ACTAAGGACTTGACAGACACATTGATGGAAAACATGTCATCTTTGACTAGCCTTTCTGTCAGCACTCCTAAGCTTTCTGCTTCAAGTACCTTCACTTCTGTTCCTTCTACGGGCCTTAGCATGATGTATTCTACACCAATTGATAACACAAAGAGAAATTTGACAAATGGCCTAAACGCCAACATGGGCTTTCAGTCTTCAGGGTTCAACATGCCAGTCAATCCAAACCAGAACTTCTTCAGTGGCACGAGCACAGCTGGAGTGACCACGATGACACTGGGAGCGCCTCCCACTCTGTCAAACTTCGGTTCTTTGAGTGGCCCTCCTGCTGGCATGAAGCAAACTCAACAGAGACCAGCTGATATGTCTGCCCTTAATAATCTCTTCGGCCCACAGAAACCCAAAGTTAGCATGAACCAGCTGTCTCAGCAGAAACCAAATCAGTGGCTGAATCAGTTTGTACCTCCTCAAGGTTCTCCAGTTATGGGCGGCGCAGCCATGGTCACGCCGGTGAACGTGATGGGACAGTCTGCCTTTGGCATGCAGGGAAATCCTTTCTTTAACCCACAGAACTTTGCACAACCACCAACTACTATGACCAGTAGCAGTTCAGCTAGCAATGATTTGAAAGACCTTTTCGGGTGA